One region of Cloacibacillus sp. An23 genomic DNA includes:
- the rpoB gene encoding DNA-directed RNA polymerase subunit beta has product MQVRQTSGKAYERRKTFGKGKNLIPLPDLVEVQRNSYQWFFQADTEPDRRASQGLQELFDEIFPIESYDGSFALEFVRYYVDPVPISLDEARSRDLTWSRPLRATIRLVNKKSGEIKEEDIYLGDFPAMTERGTFIINGTERVVVNQLARSAGVYYSAEFGIPGQETFIAKLIPDRGAWIEFDLAAGDVLSVKIDNRKKIPVTQMLRALGVQSTDELIHLFDGKEVEKDLVDDDVRGMLLAEDIISPDGTGTVEIRKNTRLTKEHMEILWNHGRTKVWVWDIDPSLAVTIERDNTNTPDEAMLELFRKLRPNEPARMENAREYISSIFFDPRRYNLGRVGRYKINRRLQLDIAQSERLLTVTDVVAIVKGLIRLRDGEEHTDDIDHLGNRRVRAVGELLQNQVRIGLLRMERIARERMTTTPDLATAMAKDLINVRPISAALREFFGSGQLSQFMDQTNPLAELTHRRRLSALGPGGLSRERAGFEARDVHHTHYGRVCPIETPEGPNIGLVTSLATFARINEYGFLVCPRRKVVDGKVTDEIVYLSADEEDEFYVGRADLPIDDNGYIVPSSTGGIYVRHQDNTIEIDPKELDYLDISPKQIVSVSTALIPFLEHDDANRALMGSNMQRQAVPLVFPDSPIVGTGIEHRIAKDSGSCVVSRRAGTVTYVDADRIEIKTDDGGYDEYRMQKFRRSNQGTAIHQRPIVSHGQHVDASEIIGDGQACDEGELALGRNVLVAFVSWEGYNFEDAILLSQRVVKEDYYTSIHIEEYEVESRDTKLGPEEISRDIPNVGEDALKNLDEDGIVRIGAEVKAGDILVGKVTPKGESDQSPEEKLLRAIFGEKAREVRDTSLRVPHGEGGKVVEIKRLSREKNSEDMSPGVNEVVKVYVAQFRKITEGDKMAGRHGNKGVVSRIMAEEDMPYLSDGTPVDVVLNPLGVPSRMNLGQVLETMLGFVARENGYKVVTPVFESVTAEDIADDIKKIQDTKYPEMRDDCKITIYDGRTGEPMANKVMVGVMYMLKLIHLVDDKIHARSIGPYSLITQQPLGGKTQFGGQRFGEMEVWALEGYGAAHMLQEMLTVKSDDIRGRLKTYERIVKGENLTKPGVPESFRVLIKELQGLALDVEIMYADGTFGELVLSDDDDRGSRRVSFKPDATVDDIDAAFLGEGDAVKPHASGIDDLFHENAAEYSGLELHETDEEKEAAALSDDLFESGPETGDQGDED; this is encoded by the coding sequence ATGCAGGTAAGACAGACCTCGGGCAAAGCATACGAACGCCGCAAGACATTCGGCAAGGGAAAAAATCTGATTCCGCTGCCGGACCTTGTAGAGGTACAGCGCAACTCATACCAGTGGTTTTTTCAGGCGGACACCGAGCCTGACAGACGCGCTTCTCAGGGGCTCCAGGAACTTTTCGATGAGATATTCCCCATCGAAAGCTACGACGGTTCCTTCGCGCTCGAATTCGTAAGATACTACGTCGATCCCGTGCCCATCAGTCTGGATGAGGCGCGCAGCAGGGACCTTACATGGTCGAGACCTCTGCGCGCGACGATTCGTCTGGTGAACAAAAAGAGCGGCGAAATCAAAGAAGAAGACATCTACCTTGGCGACTTCCCCGCCATGACCGAAAGGGGAACATTCATCATCAACGGCACGGAGCGCGTCGTAGTCAACCAGCTTGCGCGTTCCGCCGGAGTCTATTACAGCGCGGAGTTCGGCATCCCCGGGCAGGAGACCTTCATCGCGAAGCTCATCCCGGACCGCGGCGCGTGGATTGAGTTCGACCTCGCGGCTGGCGACGTGCTCTCCGTGAAGATAGACAACCGTAAGAAAATACCCGTCACGCAGATGCTCCGCGCCCTCGGCGTGCAGAGCACCGACGAGCTGATTCATCTCTTCGACGGCAAGGAAGTGGAGAAGGACCTCGTAGACGACGACGTGCGCGGAATGCTGCTCGCGGAGGACATAATCTCCCCGGACGGCACCGGCACGGTCGAGATACGCAAGAACACTCGCCTCACGAAAGAGCACATGGAGATCCTATGGAACCACGGACGCACGAAGGTCTGGGTCTGGGACATAGACCCGTCGCTCGCCGTGACCATAGAGCGCGACAACACGAACACGCCCGACGAGGCGATGCTCGAGCTCTTCCGCAAGCTGCGCCCGAACGAACCGGCGCGTATGGAGAACGCGCGCGAGTACATCTCGAGCATCTTCTTCGACCCGAGACGCTACAACCTCGGACGCGTGGGACGCTATAAGATAAACCGCAGGCTCCAGCTCGACATAGCGCAGTCGGAGCGCCTGCTGACGGTCACCGACGTCGTCGCGATAGTCAAGGGTCTCATCCGTCTGCGCGACGGGGAAGAGCACACGGACGACATCGACCACCTCGGCAACCGCCGCGTGCGCGCCGTCGGCGAACTTCTCCAGAACCAGGTCCGCATAGGACTCCTGCGCATGGAGCGCATCGCGCGTGAACGCATGACGACGACGCCAGACCTCGCGACGGCGATGGCGAAAGACCTTATCAACGTCCGCCCGATATCCGCAGCGCTGCGCGAGTTCTTCGGCTCTGGACAGCTCTCGCAGTTCATGGACCAGACGAACCCGCTCGCTGAGCTTACCCACCGCCGCCGTCTCTCGGCGCTCGGCCCCGGAGGCCTATCGCGCGAACGCGCCGGCTTCGAGGCCCGCGACGTCCACCATACGCACTATGGACGCGTCTGCCCGATAGAAACGCCGGAAGGCCCGAACATCGGACTCGTCACATCGCTCGCGACTTTCGCGCGCATTAACGAATACGGCTTCCTTGTCTGCCCGCGGCGCAAAGTCGTCGACGGAAAGGTTACGGACGAGATAGTCTACCTCTCCGCGGACGAAGAAGACGAATTCTATGTCGGACGCGCCGACCTTCCGATAGACGACAACGGATACATCGTCCCGTCGTCCACCGGCGGCATCTACGTCCGTCACCAGGACAACACGATAGAGATAGACCCGAAGGAGCTCGACTATCTCGACATATCGCCGAAACAGATAGTCTCCGTATCGACGGCGCTCATCCCGTTCCTCGAGCACGACGACGCGAACCGCGCGCTCATGGGGTCGAACATGCAGCGCCAGGCCGTTCCGCTCGTGTTCCCAGACTCGCCGATAGTCGGCACCGGCATCGAGCACCGCATCGCCAAGGACTCCGGCTCCTGCGTCGTATCGCGCCGCGCGGGCACCGTCACCTACGTGGACGCCGACCGCATAGAGATAAAGACCGACGACGGCGGCTACGACGAATACCGCATGCAGAAGTTCCGCCGCTCGAACCAGGGCACCGCGATACACCAGCGCCCGATAGTCTCCCACGGGCAGCACGTAGACGCGAGCGAGATAATCGGAGACGGACAGGCCTGCGACGAAGGCGAACTCGCGCTCGGACGCAACGTGCTCGTAGCTTTCGTTTCTTGGGAAGGCTACAACTTCGAAGACGCCATCCTGCTCTCGCAGCGCGTCGTCAAAGAAGACTACTACACGTCTATACATATAGAAGAATACGAGGTCGAATCCCGCGATACGAAGCTCGGCCCAGAGGAAATTTCGCGCGACATCCCGAACGTCGGCGAGGACGCGCTGAAAAACCTCGACGAGGACGGAATCGTTAGAATAGGCGCGGAAGTCAAGGCCGGCGACATACTCGTCGGAAAGGTGACGCCGAAGGGCGAGTCCGACCAGTCGCCCGAAGAGAAGCTGCTCCGCGCGATATTCGGCGAAAAGGCCCGCGAAGTCCGCGACACCTCGCTGCGCGTACCGCACGGAGAGGGCGGCAAGGTCGTCGAGATCAAGCGCCTCTCGCGCGAAAAGAACAGCGAAGATATGAGCCCCGGCGTCAACGAAGTCGTCAAGGTCTATGTAGCGCAGTTCCGCAAAATCACGGAAGGCGACAAGATGGCGGGCCGCCACGGAAACAAGGGCGTCGTCTCCCGCATCATGGCGGAAGAGGATATGCCGTACCTCTCGGACGGCACGCCGGTAGACGTCGTCCTCAACCCGCTCGGCGTTCCTAGCCGTATGAACCTCGGACAGGTTCTCGAGACTATGCTCGGATTCGTAGCGAGGGAGAACGGCTACAAGGTCGTCACGCCGGTATTCGAGTCCGTGACCGCCGAGGACATCGCTGACGACATCAAGAAGATACAGGACACGAAATACCCGGAGATGCGCGACGACTGTAAGATAACGATATACGACGGACGCACCGGGGAGCCGATGGCGAACAAGGTCATGGTCGGCGTCATGTATATGCTTAAACTCATACACCTCGTCGACGATAAGATCCATGCGCGTTCGATAGGGCCGTACAGCCTTATCACGCAGCAGCCGCTCGGCGGTAAGACCCAGTTCGGCGGACAGCGTTTTGGCGAAATGGAAGTCTGGGCGCTCGAGGGCTACGGCGCGGCGCACATGCTCCAGGAAATGCTTACGGTCAAATCCGACGACATCCGCGGACGGCTCAAGACCTACGAGCGCATCGTCAAGGGCGAAAACCTCACGAAGCCCGGCGTGCCCGAGTCGTTCCGCGTCCTCATAAAGGAACTGCAGGGACTCGCGCTCGACGTCGAGATAATGTACGCCGACGGCACATTCGGCGAGCTCGTGCTCAGCGACGACGACGACAGAGGCTCGCGCCGCGTCTCCTTCAAGCCCGACGCGACCGTCGACGACATCGACGCGGCCTTCCTCGGAGAGGGCGACGCCGTCAAGCCGCACGCGAGCGGCATAGACGACCTGTTCCACGAGAACGCCGCGGAATACAGCGGGCTCGAACTGCACGAGACCGACGAGGAAAAAGAGGCCGCGGCGCTGAGCGACGATTTATTTGAAAGCGGCCCGGAGACCGGTGACCAGGGGGATGAAGATTAA
- a CDS encoding DUF6125 family protein — translation MKNYENLSSFSKDELIRLIEIYSKNWLAMDGVWFQSVERRDGMDAAMYHDAEAWRRFTVIEAKRIKEFLGLPERAGLEGLAKALRLRFYANLNEDELTIEGDRLVYTMVKCRVQTARGRKGMPFHPCRPVGCIEYAGFARTIDDRISCRCLSCYPEVTDEGCCCKWEFALEDVEEA, via the coding sequence GTGAAGAATTATGAAAATCTCTCGTCTTTCAGTAAGGACGAGCTGATAAGGCTCATTGAGATATATTCAAAGAACTGGCTGGCGATGGACGGCGTGTGGTTTCAGTCGGTCGAGCGGCGCGACGGCATGGACGCGGCTATGTATCACGACGCGGAGGCGTGGCGGCGCTTCACGGTCATCGAGGCTAAGCGGATCAAGGAATTTCTCGGGTTGCCGGAGCGCGCGGGGCTCGAAGGGCTGGCTAAGGCGCTTCGGCTTCGCTTCTACGCGAATCTCAACGAGGACGAGCTTACGATAGAGGGGGACAGGCTCGTCTACACGATGGTGAAGTGCCGCGTGCAGACGGCGCGCGGGCGCAAGGGTATGCCCTTCCATCCGTGCAGGCCGGTCGGCTGCATCGAGTACGCCGGCTTCGCGCGAACGATAGACGACCGTATCTCATGCCGCTGCCTGAGCTGCTATCCAGAGGTGACGGACGAGGGCTGCTGCTGCAAGTGGGAGTTCGCGCTCGAAGACGTGGAGGAAGCGTAG
- a CDS encoding DUF1847 domain-containing protein — protein MRCDKCTEKPCREGNACTSCDAAALYADETDRRMMRAASEVEAEYYGEANRIQEIIIFSQKMGYKKLGLAFCSAFSEEAAKLSAILEKYFEIATVNCKVCGVPKAEMGAMQSERVGKVSCNPIEQAAVLAEAKTDLNLLLGLCVGHDALFIKYSKAPVVPVAAKDRVLAHNPMGALYCSAIYKRMTREASKYAEEHESEA, from the coding sequence ATGAGATGCGACAAATGCACTGAAAAACCGTGCCGCGAGGGAAACGCCTGCACTTCGTGCGACGCCGCGGCGCTCTACGCGGACGAGACCGACCGCCGCATGATGCGGGCGGCCTCGGAGGTCGAGGCCGAATACTACGGCGAGGCGAACCGCATACAGGAGATAATAATATTCTCGCAGAAAATGGGCTATAAAAAGCTCGGCCTCGCCTTCTGCTCGGCCTTCTCGGAGGAAGCCGCCAAGCTCTCGGCGATACTCGAAAAATATTTCGAGATAGCGACCGTCAACTGCAAAGTCTGCGGCGTGCCGAAGGCCGAGATGGGCGCGATGCAGAGCGAACGCGTCGGCAAAGTCTCGTGCAACCCCATCGAACAGGCCGCAGTGCTCGCAGAAGCTAAAACCGACCTCAACCTGCTGCTCGGCCTCTGCGTCGGACACGACGCGCTCTTCATAAAATATTCTAAAGCGCCGGTCGTCCCCGTCGCCGCGAAAGACCGCGTCCTCGCGCACAACCCGATGGGCGCGCTCTACTGCTCCGCGATATACAAGCGCATGACGCGCGAGGCGAGCAAATACGCCGAGGAGCACGAAAGCGAGGCGTAG
- a CDS encoding RluA family pseudouridine synthase, which produces MARELIISADNDGRRVDRVLRTLWPGVPLGAIMKAIRTGEVRLDGKRTKGEARLAEGQRLTVPWEDGLKETAAPERGPVRAKPLETLYKDDFAWIVNKPAGLLTQPDERGGDSLITRALAELGWSRSDYRPATVQRLDRNTSGAVIIALTGRAQRVLAELVRERKIKKIYRAVVEGVTEESGRIEIPLLKDARTNTVRPDERGQRALTIYRRIATAGDRSVVEAELVTGRPHQARAHLAAIGHPIAGDAKYGGKMGKRPLLHARLVKFPDDPALPPALRGRAIEAPIPDDMKKYERGEL; this is translated from the coding sequence ATGGCGCGCGAGCTGATAATATCCGCCGACAACGACGGGCGCAGGGTCGACCGCGTGCTGCGGACCCTGTGGCCCGGCGTGCCGCTCGGCGCGATAATGAAGGCGATACGCACCGGCGAAGTGCGCCTCGACGGGAAGCGCACCAAAGGCGAAGCGCGCCTCGCCGAAGGCCAGCGGCTGACCGTGCCGTGGGAAGACGGCTTAAAAGAGACGGCCGCGCCGGAACGCGGGCCTGTCCGCGCGAAGCCGCTAGAAACGCTCTACAAGGACGATTTCGCTTGGATAGTCAACAAACCGGCGGGGCTTCTGACCCAGCCCGACGAGCGCGGCGGCGACTCGCTGATTACGCGCGCGCTCGCGGAGCTCGGCTGGAGCCGGAGCGACTACCGCCCCGCGACGGTGCAGCGCCTCGACAGGAACACATCGGGCGCGGTGATAATAGCGCTCACTGGGCGGGCGCAGCGCGTGCTCGCCGAGCTGGTACGCGAACGGAAAATAAAAAAGATATACCGCGCCGTCGTCGAGGGCGTGACGGAGGAGAGCGGGCGAATCGAAATCCCGCTGCTCAAGGACGCGCGGACGAACACGGTGCGCCCCGACGAGCGCGGGCAGCGCGCGCTGACGATATACAGAAGGATAGCGACAGCCGGAGACAGGAGCGTCGTCGAGGCGGAGCTCGTGACGGGCCGCCCGCATCAGGCGCGCGCTCACCTCGCCGCGATAGGCCACCCGATAGCCGGCGACGCGAAATACGGCGGCAAAATGGGAAAACGGCCGCTGCTCCACGCGCGGCTCGTGAAATTCCCCGACGACCCGGCCCTGCCGCCGGCGCTGCGCGGACGCGCGATAGAGGCCCCGATACCAGACGATATGAAAAAATACGAAAGAGGCGAGTTATAG
- a CDS encoding HD domain-containing protein encodes MTSNTLLNSQEVRKLPAGALFKAIFVISYISQKSDKNGKPYYDVTATDALGTVEAKVWSDAQWLDKSEAAPQSDDDKLPPERIVQLTGRTVGVNGKVAEYRGLLQFNFNKITLLNQEKYPPAGYLPHSPIPVGELTARFEGLVNECRGEAGKFLRFVFGGDRWTRFRDWPAAVSHHHAYANGLLEHTVSVASCAKAMAESMAASGYDVDKEIVIAGALLHDIGKLESYRMTPVPEITVEGALLDHVAQGYLKFSELAAQFGLSEKLRTHLSHILLSHHGLREYGSPVVPATPEALIVSSADELDFKMFCWKDSVKNLTDEQPISAWNNSTQRRFWKK; translated from the coding sequence ATGACCTCCAACACGCTTCTCAACAGCCAGGAAGTGCGCAAGCTCCCCGCGGGCGCGCTCTTCAAGGCGATATTCGTCATCAGCTATATCTCGCAGAAAAGCGATAAAAACGGCAAGCCGTACTACGACGTGACCGCGACCGACGCGCTCGGCACGGTCGAGGCGAAGGTCTGGTCCGACGCCCAGTGGCTCGACAAGTCCGAGGCCGCGCCGCAGAGCGACGACGACAAGCTGCCGCCCGAGCGCATAGTCCAGCTAACTGGCCGCACGGTCGGCGTCAACGGCAAGGTCGCCGAGTACCGCGGACTGCTTCAATTCAACTTCAACAAGATAACTCTGCTCAATCAGGAAAAATATCCGCCCGCGGGCTACCTGCCGCACTCGCCGATACCGGTCGGCGAGCTTACTGCGCGCTTTGAGGGGCTCGTGAACGAGTGCCGCGGCGAGGCGGGGAAGTTCCTGCGCTTCGTATTCGGCGGCGACCGCTGGACGCGCTTCCGCGACTGGCCGGCCGCAGTGAGCCACCATCACGCCTACGCCAACGGTCTGCTCGAGCACACGGTCTCCGTCGCATCGTGCGCGAAGGCGATGGCCGAGTCTATGGCGGCCTCGGGCTACGACGTGGACAAGGAAATTGTAATCGCGGGGGCCCTGCTGCACGACATCGGCAAGCTCGAATCATACCGCATGACGCCCGTCCCCGAAATCACGGTCGAAGGCGCGCTGCTCGACCACGTCGCGCAGGGCTACCTGAAATTCTCGGAGCTCGCCGCGCAGTTCGGCCTCTCCGAAAAGCTCAGGACGCACCTCTCGCACATACTGCTCAGCCACCACGGGCTGCGCGAGTACGGCTCGCCCGTCGTCCCCGCGACGCCCGAGGCGCTCATAGTTTCGTCGGCGGACGAGCTCGACTTCAAGATGTTCTGCTGGAAGGACTCGGTCAAGAACCTTACGGACGAGCAGCCCATATCAGCGTGGAACAACTCGACGCAGCGCCGTTTCTGGAAAAAATAG
- a CDS encoding PLP-dependent aminotransferase family protein, translated as MSTVNWETRLSEAALSVKPSPIRALLKYTKTPGVISFAGGNPDPAVFPVAEFAEAAQILSREGRDVLQYGATNGYEPLKDYVAKWMAPRMGRETAPDEMLITTGSQEGMDLLCAVLINEGDTIIVEGPTYPGALHAMRNRGARFLSVPCDKDGLRVDLLPSVIEEGRKNGHNIKFIYTIVNFQNPSGATLTAERRAELLKIAEKYDLVIFEDDPYGHLRYEGADVPTIFSMDKERSGRVVYACSFSKILAPGTRVAWIAGDKELINKMVMIKQGTNLCTSVVAQALVYEYCRLGHLDGFLPKIISHYAKKRDAMDAAFRKHLPRNAVFHRPEGGFFFWIQVPGVDSTQLFMKAIEHGVAFVTGPSFYAEPGMGTDFMRTCFTFAQPEEIEEGAKRLAAAIKEL; from the coding sequence ATGAGTACGGTCAACTGGGAAACAAGGCTTTCCGAGGCGGCGCTCAGCGTCAAGCCGTCGCCGATACGCGCGCTCCTGAAGTACACGAAGACGCCCGGCGTCATATCTTTCGCCGGCGGCAACCCCGACCCCGCGGTCTTCCCCGTCGCCGAGTTCGCGGAGGCCGCGCAGATACTCTCACGCGAAGGACGCGACGTGCTCCAGTACGGCGCGACGAACGGCTACGAGCCTCTCAAAGATTATGTTGCGAAGTGGATGGCCCCGCGCATGGGACGCGAGACAGCGCCCGACGAGATGCTTATCACGACCGGCTCGCAGGAGGGGATGGACCTTCTGTGCGCCGTCCTCATAAACGAGGGCGACACGATAATAGTCGAGGGGCCGACATATCCCGGAGCGCTCCACGCGATGCGCAACCGCGGAGCACGCTTCCTTTCCGTACCGTGCGACAAGGACGGCCTGCGCGTCGATCTTCTGCCTTCCGTCATAGAGGAGGGACGGAAGAACGGGCACAATATCAAATTCATCTATACGATAGTGAATTTTCAAAATCCATCCGGCGCTACTCTGACGGCGGAGCGGCGCGCGGAGCTTCTAAAAATTGCCGAAAAGTACGACCTCGTCATATTCGAGGACGACCCGTACGGACATCTGCGCTACGAGGGCGCGGACGTGCCTACAATCTTCTCGATGGACAAAGAGCGCAGCGGGCGCGTCGTCTACGCCTGCTCCTTCTCGAAGATACTCGCGCCCGGCACTCGCGTCGCGTGGATAGCCGGCGACAAAGAGCTTATAAACAAGATGGTGATGATAAAGCAGGGGACGAACCTCTGCACCAGCGTCGTCGCGCAGGCGCTCGTCTACGAGTACTGCCGCCTCGGCCACCTCGACGGCTTCCTGCCGAAGATAATCTCGCACTACGCGAAGAAGCGCGACGCTATGGACGCGGCCTTCAGGAAGCACCTGCCGCGGAACGCGGTCTTCCACAGGCCGGAGGGAGGCTTCTTCTTCTGGATTCAGGTTCCCGGCGTAGACTCGACGCAGCTCTTTATGAAGGCGATAGAACACGGCGTCGCTTTCGTCACGGGGCCTTCCTTCTACGCCGAGCCGGGAATGGGGACGGACTTCATGCGCACATGCTTCACCTTCGCGCAGCCCGAGGAGATAGAAGAAGGGGCGAAACGTCTCGCCGCGGCGATAAAAGAGCTGTAA
- the mnmE gene encoding tRNA uridine-5-carboxymethylaminomethyl(34) synthesis GTPase MnmE, with translation MAEDIITAQATAWGEGGIAIVRLSGEGCARLAGKIFSGRRPFEEQPPRYMALGTLRTRGGEAFDEALAVRFPRGASYTGEESAEIHCHGGLLSAQKCVEELCALGARLAEPGEFTRRAFVNGRVDLAQAEAVLGIIKARSDEALKASARALQGGLTAEIKKFMDELTELAAALEVDLDFPEEGEGFIAPDESAARIKALAARGAELLSKCRAGMLLREGARVAIIGRPNVGKSSLLNALLEENRAIVTAAPGTTRDSIEETFIYKGLPIRIIDTAGIRETSDEAEAIGVGRSLRAMKEADVVLWVIDGSAPDLSCGPNGGSAAPDGTIIVVNKSDLPQKITEETLNAEYPGAETVSISAARGDGIEELKEIIFRRVSGGGALAGGYAVTARQMECLTEAGKAIDEAAASIEAGAGNDATIACVAEARAALSSLLGLDASENLLDKVFGNFCVGK, from the coding sequence ATGGCGGAAGACATAATCACTGCGCAGGCGACGGCGTGGGGCGAGGGCGGCATCGCGATAGTGCGCCTCTCGGGCGAGGGGTGCGCGCGGCTCGCTGGGAAGATTTTCAGCGGGCGGCGCCCGTTCGAGGAACAGCCGCCGCGATATATGGCGCTCGGCACGCTGCGCACGCGCGGCGGCGAAGCCTTCGACGAGGCTCTCGCGGTGCGTTTCCCGCGCGGCGCAAGCTATACAGGCGAGGAGAGCGCGGAGATACACTGCCACGGCGGCCTCCTCTCGGCGCAGAAATGCGTGGAGGAGCTCTGCGCGCTCGGCGCGAGGCTCGCTGAGCCCGGCGAGTTCACGCGGCGCGCCTTCGTCAACGGGCGCGTGGATCTCGCGCAGGCCGAGGCGGTGCTCGGGATAATAAAGGCGCGCAGCGACGAGGCGCTAAAAGCCTCGGCCCGCGCCCTACAGGGAGGGCTGACCGCCGAAATCAAAAAATTCATGGACGAGCTGACGGAACTCGCCGCGGCGCTCGAAGTAGACCTGGATTTTCCCGAAGAGGGCGAGGGCTTCATAGCGCCGGACGAAAGCGCGGCGCGCATAAAGGCTCTCGCGGCACGCGGCGCCGAGCTGCTTTCGAAATGCCGCGCCGGGATGCTGCTCCGCGAGGGGGCGCGCGTCGCCATAATAGGCCGCCCGAACGTCGGCAAATCCTCGCTGCTCAACGCCCTGCTGGAAGAAAACCGTGCGATAGTTACCGCCGCGCCGGGCACGACGCGCGACAGCATAGAGGAAACCTTCATATATAAGGGACTCCCGATACGCATAATAGACACGGCCGGCATCCGCGAGACCTCCGACGAGGCCGAGGCGATAGGCGTCGGCCGCTCGCTGCGCGCGATGAAAGAGGCCGACGTAGTCCTCTGGGTCATAGACGGCTCGGCCCCCGACCTGTCGTGCGGCCCCAACGGCGGTTCCGCCGCGCCCGACGGAACGATAATAGTAGTGAACAAGAGCGACCTGCCGCAGAAAATCACCGAAGAAACCCTGAACGCGGAATACCCCGGCGCGGAAACAGTCTCCATATCGGCGGCGCGCGGCGACGGCATCGAAGAGCTCAAAGAAATAATATTCCGACGCGTCTCCGGCGGAGGCGCGCTCGCGGGCGGCTACGCCGTCACGGCGCGGCAGATGGAATGCCTGACAGAGGCCGGGAAGGCGATAGACGAGGCCGCGGCCTCGATAGAGGCCGGAGCCGGAAACGACGCGACGATAGCCTGCGTGGCGGAGGCGCGCGCCGCGCTTTCGTCGCTGCTCGGCCTCGACGCCTCTGAGAACCTTCTCGACAAGGTCTTCGGAAATTTCTGCGTCGGGAAATAA
- a CDS encoding YadA-like family protein — MESTAIGDGAIAEANHSSAFGVGAHAQGIQSTAIGHDSQASGVLSYASGYQANASGNESIAMGTNATSTGYANVAIGSNSQTANHYSVAVGANSSATAENSVAIGYDSIANRMNTVSFGNDTLKRQLTNIADGGVYQGSSDAVTGNQLWNAYQRMDDLKEDINIVGAHAAALSGLHPIQYDPDMPTTLSAAVGTYRDEYAVAVGVFHYTRETVMFNLGASICSDGDLMGRAGVSFAVGKGGEKSNKRAKDAASMQKRMDELEAMLAKLMEENEQNKQTIIELTSQLEAKN, encoded by the coding sequence ATGGAAAGCACCGCCATCGGTGACGGCGCAATCGCAGAGGCCAATCACAGCTCCGCTTTCGGCGTTGGGGCACATGCGCAGGGAATACAGAGCACGGCCATAGGGCACGATTCACAAGCATCCGGTGTTCTTAGTTACGCAAGTGGGTATCAAGCGAACGCCTCTGGCAATGAAAGCATTGCTATGGGTACGAACGCGACATCAACAGGCTACGCCAACGTCGCCATCGGAAGTAACTCCCAGACGGCAAACCACTACAGCGTAGCAGTCGGAGCAAACAGCAGTGCAACTGCGGAAAACTCTGTCGCAATAGGATACGATTCCATAGCCAACCGAATGAACACCGTCTCCTTCGGTAACGACACGCTCAAACGCCAGCTGACGAACATCGCGGACGGCGGTGTCTATCAGGGAAGCTCTGACGCCGTGACGGGCAATCAGCTCTGGAACGCATACCAGCGCATGGACGACCTGAAGGAAGACATCAACATCGTCGGCGCGCACGCCGCGGCTCTCTCGGGGCTTCACCCGATACAGTACGACCCAGATATGCCGACGACCCTTTCCGCCGCCGTCGGCACGTACCGCGACGAGTACGCAGTCGCGGTCGGCGTCTTCCACTACACGCGCGAGACGGTGATGTTCAACCTCGGCGCTTCGATATGCTCGGACGGCGACCTCATGGGGCGCGCGGGCGTGAGCTTCGCGGTCGGCAAGGGCGGTGAGAAGTCGAATAAGCGCGCGAAGGACGCCGCCTCGATGCAGAAGCGCATGGACGAGTTGGAAGCGATGCTCGCGAAGCTGATGGAGGAAAACGAACAGAACAAGCAGACCATCATCGAGCTTACGTCGCAGCTCGAAGCAAAGAACTGA